Below is a genomic region from Prunus persica cultivar Lovell chromosome G3, Prunus_persica_NCBIv2, whole genome shotgun sequence.
acaaCAACCAAACATAATTCTTTTTATACTCCAACCTTTCTCCGATATAGTAAAATAATCCCTTATTTCTTTTCCCTGGTAGTGTCTCACACTCCagaaaatccaacgccacgtgtgagacCTAATAATCACATATTCTTCACATACATCGGAAAATCCAAAGCCACGTGTGAGACCTAATAATCACATATTATTCCCATAAGCCgaaaaatccaacgccacgtatgaggtGTCTCACATGCCGGAAAATCTaacgccacgtgtgagacTTAATAATCATAGCCAAGCCCGCGACTTATTTTCACCACTCATCAGATCAATTTACCCATACTTATCTAAtccataatttcaattattaaaataatatctaaGAGTTTTCATACGCTAACATAAAACACTCAAAATCCCCCCATAGCCAACATAACTCAACTAACGGTCGAGACTCGTTAATAAGGTTGTTCTAGTACTCCTCGAATAGGAAAACTATATCGGAAGACTCACGATCACTCGAGAGGTCAAACTACCCCAACTTGGTCAACCGGGCCCACGGGGCCCCGACCTCCGTTTTACGATTTGAAAGTTCATATGGGTTCCACAAGGGTTGGGATacatgtcctgcaagtttggttctgATCGGATTGTCGGATAGCTCACGATGGGACGGTTACTTTACACCTAGCCATAGGGTTGgcattttcggagtatccgggactccgttTTACGATCCGTttaatcctacacgatcctaagGATGTCTATATTATCATATATTAATTTCAAGAcgatccaatggttcaaactTATCGAACCCATATAACACACAATAGGCGAAATCcgttcaaagttcaaacagtatccaaattgaaattcgaGCAcccctacgcgctcgtgagaACCTGTGGATCACATCAGGGCACAATGCCCCTTTTCTATAATGCCCACGCGCCACCACAAGCGCTGGTAGCGCGTGGGTGTCTAAAGCAATAACCCTTTGCCACAACTTAAggctcctaccctaggtttaACACtctatttggagtcactttttttcttgaacataccccaaaaaatggccggaagtggccggaatggCAATCCCCAAAACCAGccaaaatccaattcaaaaaTCGAGCTACCAacactcaaaattaatgaaatcctacccaaccatcaactagattatgaagaatatatgaatttccataccttgatcgccAAAAATGGTGACCGAAGGAGATAGATCAGAGCCGGAGAAGTTTCGAGCGAAAACCGGCCTAAAAATCACATTTTTCGGCAGCTGAAGCGGCGGCCGGTGTCGGGAAAGGGCCGGATCTTGACGACGGGGCTGAGCCGGTCCTTTTGGCACCGGTCCCGTCTGTTGCCATAGCCGGAGTTTcgaagagagagggagagggctGTCGtcggggggagagagagagagagagattcagaTTTTATCAAACCCTTTTCGCAAAaattacgattatgccactgagGGTATTTTGATCATATCTTTTtcattacaactccgattcgggcCCACTACATGTCTATAGACTCATCTCGCCGTGCTCTACGAAACGGTGTAgttgaaattcccaaattctttcctggtcaaaaagtcaactttaaacctaataaaatattctataggcaaaatggtcttttacctaaataaattaataattacttACATTATAACTCGATTAAAATTATCATAGAAAAACTTTAataggaagatgaagaaattaaaactaatttagtttttcaatgttatcttttatcaatgaagaaattaaaactaatTTAGTTTTTCAATGTTATCTTTTATCAATGATTTAGATTGATAGATTTCTCAAGTAATAGATTTGAAGGAGAGATTCCAGCAGGTGTCATCGGGAATCTAAGAGGCCTTCTTTTCCTTAACTTTTCCAACAACGCTCTCACTGGTCTCATCCCGTCATCTTTATGGAACTTGACGGCTCTTGAATCGTTGGATCTCTCCCAAAACCAGCTCTCAAGAGGGATCCCCAATAATTTGGCACAACTCACTTTCCTTGAATATTTCAATGTATCCTATAACCATCTTTGGGGTCTTATACCACTTGGCCAACAATTTGGTACATTAGTAGAAGTTTCATACCAAGGAAACTCAGGTCTGTGTGGAAAGCCTTTGTCAAAGAAATGTGATAGCTCAATATCGCTACCGCCATCAAtctttgaagaagatgaagattcCGGGTTTCAAATTGCACTAGATTGGTATGTGGTTCTGCCAGGAGTTTTTAGTGTGGCTGGGAACTTTTGGACAAGCAAGAATCATGAATGGTTTTTAGAGAAATTTAGCAGAAAGAGGCAGCCAAGAGTCACACGGGGAAGGAAAGGACACAGAAACTAGGTACTTATTTTAAATCTATGTTTATCTTGCAGCTGCAGCTGCTGTTGTTTTGAATAATTGTATGGGGTCTGGTGCATTCTGTTTTATTACAATAAGGGTGGTGGTGTGTATTTTGCCTGTATTAATTTGTGGTGCTGTAAGTTgcttgtattaatttttacaaCAAGTAAGCAAAGAGAAAGACAGCTCATTTTCCATTTCCAAAagtatctgtttttttttccttcatcctcTCCTTTAATTCGTGCTTTTGAAcgttatttatatataataataataaagcaacttttttgaaattttgagtaGATTCGTGACTAAATTAAAGGGATTGTGAGTGTTTTAATACTTTATTTACTTGGTAGTTAGAACCAGCTTTAAGACTTTGAATGGTTAGCTTTGGAAGACTTTGAAGACGATAAACTTCTCCACCTTCATGGCTTCTTCTCTTTGATTCCCTTACTTTTTATTTCgat
It encodes:
- the LOC109948126 gene encoding receptor-like protein 12; its protein translation is MGMFARYLRKWEKVATCTAVKKALQLSDFDRFKSWNSTEVLGSMDNFIKKSYDSHYGNYTGEVVDLLSFLRNLNNHYHQLKAFSVNVVDVDRGVQKLFPGFLELLLIDFSSNRFEGEIPAGVIGNLRGLLFLNFSNNALTGLIPSSLWNLTALESLDLSQNQLSRGIPNNLAQLTFLEYFNVSYNHLWGLIPLGQQFGTLVEVSYQGNSGLCGKPLSKKCDSSISLPPSIFEEDEDSGFQIALDWYVVLPGVFSVAGNFWTSKNHEWFLEKFSRKRQPRVTRGRKGHRN